One window of candidate division KSB1 bacterium genomic DNA carries:
- a CDS encoding PTS sugar transporter subunit IIA has translation MRIIDYMRHSLIFLDVEAANKEEAILKTVELMKLQGAVKNVQKFADAVFERESLGSTAIGKGVALPHARTQEIDQITIAMTRLKKGVDFGAADGEPVNLIFLLGTPLKAVSEYLAVLAKLSRLIREDKTRKRLLKAKTLADVETIFNEIEP, from the coding sequence TTGAGAATCATCGATTACATGCGCCACAGCCTTATTTTCTTGGACGTTGAAGCTGCGAACAAGGAAGAAGCCATTTTAAAGACTGTGGAGCTGATGAAGCTGCAGGGCGCTGTAAAAAATGTGCAGAAATTCGCTGATGCTGTTTTCGAACGGGAGAGCCTCGGCAGCACGGCCATCGGTAAAGGCGTCGCACTGCCGCACGCCCGTACTCAGGAGATCGACCAGATCACCATCGCCATGACGCGGCTGAAAAAAGGCGTTGATTTCGGGGCAGCGGACGGCGAACCGGTCAACCTGATCTTTCTCCTCGGTACTCCACTCAAAGCCGTCAGCGAATATCTCGCCGTTCTGGCCAAGCTCTCACGATTGATCCGCGAGGACAAGACGCGAAAAAGGCTGCTCAAGGCTAAAACGCTTGCCGACGTCGAGACCATCTTTAACGAGATTGAACCCTAA
- a CDS encoding GIY-YIG nuclease family protein codes for MNKLPRPEDAVTYQLWMIVEKNITVTVGKLGNWGFPAGCYVYTGSARRGLESRIERHRKKVKPLRWHIDYLTVLPEVSIIQVCTFYEQECVVNQKVEGEIICPGFGAGDCSSGCVSHLKRVNSFT; via the coding sequence ATGAATAAACTTCCTCGGCCGGAAGACGCCGTGACCTATCAGTTATGGATGATTGTGGAAAAGAACATCACCGTAACGGTCGGGAAATTAGGCAACTGGGGGTTTCCTGCCGGTTGTTACGTGTACACGGGCAGCGCTCGTCGCGGGCTGGAAAGCCGCATCGAGCGACATCGAAAAAAAGTAAAGCCTCTTCGCTGGCATATCGACTATTTGACCGTTTTACCGGAAGTAAGCATTATTCAAGTGTGCACCTTTTATGAACAAGAGTGCGTCGTGAATCAAAAGGTAGAGGGGGAGATTATTTGTCCCGGCTTCGGTGCCGGTGACTGCAGCAGCGGCTGCGTTTCTCATCTCAAACGTGTAAATTCTTTTACGTAA
- a CDS encoding thioesterase, with product MPMILVLTYRIHSYESDFTGLARVATILNYLQESAWNHAEELGVGYSHLLQKNLAWVLARLRLKLFSLPRWGESVKLETWPSGADRLFCFRDFRLTDQNGRILSLATTSWLAIDLQHKRPQKTETYIDLPTADAERVFAEFAGKVAVPEGEVEVSTFRVLYSHLDVNGHMNNVKYVEAALDSLPQDFVRRHALDELTINFVNEALLGDEIDVLTAVPSADQRVQQMKRRSDGAEVCRLHSIWRPFEE from the coding sequence ATGCCCATGATCCTTGTTCTGACTTATCGCATTCACAGCTATGAGAGCGACTTTACCGGTCTGGCGCGGGTCGCGACGATTCTCAACTATCTGCAGGAAAGCGCCTGGAATCACGCCGAAGAACTGGGAGTCGGCTACAGTCATCTGTTGCAAAAAAATTTGGCCTGGGTCTTAGCAAGATTGCGCCTCAAGCTTTTCTCTTTGCCGCGTTGGGGCGAATCCGTCAAACTGGAAACGTGGCCTTCGGGCGCGGACCGGCTGTTCTGCTTTCGTGACTTTCGCCTCACGGATCAAAACGGCCGGATTCTGAGCCTGGCCACAACTTCCTGGCTGGCGATCGATTTGCAACACAAACGGCCGCAGAAAACCGAAACCTACATTGATCTGCCGACCGCCGATGCGGAGCGGGTTTTTGCCGAGTTCGCCGGAAAAGTTGCGGTTCCGGAGGGCGAGGTTGAGGTATCGACTTTTCGCGTCCTATACTCGCATCTGGACGTCAACGGACACATGAACAACGTCAAATATGTGGAGGCGGCCCTGGATTCATTGCCGCAGGATTTTGTCCGGCGGCACGCTCTCGATGAATTGACGATCAACTTTGTCAACGAGGCTTTGCTGGGCGATGAGATCGATGTTTTGACCGCCGTCCCGTCGGCCGATCAGCGGGTGCAGCAGATGAAACGCCGCAGCGACGGTGCCGAAGTCTGCCGATTGCACAGTATATGGCGGCCTTTCGAGGAATAA